From the genome of Haloarcula taiwanensis:
ACGCGCTTTCCGCGGACCGAATCGACGAGATTCCGGTACTTTCCTCGCGCCGTTCTGACTGACTTCACAGCCGCTGTCCCGGGTACGACCCTGGTAATGAAAGCTTACCGGCGGTACAACTTTATCCCCACATTCCCTGAAAGACGTATGGATACACCCGTGGCCACGCCGAACCGTCACGGGGCCGATGGAACTGCTGGACAGGTCCGTGTCCTCTATGTCGACGAGGACTGTGACGATATCACAGCGGTCAAAGAGACGCTGACTGATAGCGCCGACGAATTCACTGTGACGGTTTGTGAAACGGCAACAGACGCCCTCAGTGCCCTCGAAGACGCGTCCTACGACTGTGTTGTCAGCGAGTATCGATTGCCGGCCCGGAACGGGATCGAACTGCTGGGCGCTGTTCGGGACCGGTCGTTTGACCTCCCGTTTCTGCTGTTTACTGATGACGGAGACGAGAGCGTGGCCAGCGAGGCCATTTCGGCCGGTGTCACGGACTACGTGACGAAGACGCCCCTCTCGGAACAGACGGAACTGCTTCGACAGCGGATCACCGCTGCCGTTGCTCGCTCCCGGGAGGAGTCGGACATCCTCGACCGGATGACCGACGCGTTCTTCGCTGTTGACGAGAACTGGGAGTTCACGTACGCCAACGAGCGTGGTCGGCGCATCATCGAGCGTGCGATGAAGGGGGACGGAGCGACGACGGACCTGCTGGGGCGCAACATCTGGGAGGTGATTCCGTCCATAGAGGGGACGGAGTTCAGCAAGCGGTATCGGGAGGCGATGTCGAACCAGGAGCCGACATCCTTCGAGGCGTACTTCGAGCCGCTACAGACGTGGTTTGAGGTGTCCGTGTACCCGTCGTCGACAGGCATCTCGGTGTATTTCCGTGACATCACGGAGCGCCAGAAACACGAGGAGAAGCTCAGAGGGAGAGAACGAACGCTCAGAGAAATCTATGCCGTCATCTCGCGCAAAGACATGGATTTCGAGGCGAAGGTCGAGCGCTTGCTCGAAATCGGCCAACACGTCCTCGGAACGGAGACGGCCGCACTCTCGCGTATCGACGGTGACAGATACGTCTTCGAAATCGTAACCGACCGGACGGGCACTACCGAAGCGGGCGATACGGTCCCGCTGGAGGCAACGAACTGCGAGCGGGCCGTCATCGAGGAGCAGACGCTGGTGCTGGCCGATATCGCTGAAGACCGGCCAGATCTGGCCGAAAGGGCTGGCTACACGGAGATGGGCATCTCTTGTTACCTTGGAACTCCTGTTATCGTCGACGGGTCAGTGTTCGGGACGTTCTGCTTCTACGGTACGGACCCCCGTGACTCATTCTCTGAGTGGGAAGTCACACTCGTCGAGTTGATGGGGAACTGGGTCAGCTACGAGCAAGAGCGCGAACGCCGCGAGCAGGAACTCACCCGCGAGCGGAACCGTCTGGAGGACTTCGCCAGCGTCGTCAGCCACGACCTCCGGAACCCGCTTAGCGTGGCGTTCGGCCGGCTCACGCTTGTTGAGGAAGAATACGACGGGAATCCGGAGCACATCGAGTCGCTCCACCGGTCACTCGAACGGATGGACGAACTCATCGACGACGTGCTCGCGCTCGCTCGCGGCGGCCACAAGGTCATCGACGCGAACGAAACGTCGTTAGACGATATCATCACCGCCGCTTGGGACACTGTCGAAAGCTCGGACGCGACGCTCGAACGAATTGAGACGGACGCGGAAATCACGGGCGACCAGACGCGCCTCCAGCAGCTGTTCGAGAACCTCTTCCGAAACAGTGTGGAGCACAGCGACGACCCCGTGACTGTTCGCGTCGGGACGCTCTCGGGTGGGCGGGGGTTCTACGTGGCGGACGACGGCCCCGGGATTCCCGAGGACGAGCGTGAGCAGGTGTTCGAGCGCGGCTACACAACGAGCGACGACGGGACCGGCTTCGGGCTGGCTATTGTCTCCGAAATCGTCGACGCACACGGTGGGCGAATAACTGTCGCAGAAAGCGATGGCGGCGGGGTGCGATTCGACGTGACCGGGGTTCAGGTCGACCGCCTATAACTGGTCGACGCAGTCCCGAATGAGTCCGTCGACGTTCTCCGGGAGCGTCGGATGGTAGGCCCGGTCCGGCAGGTCACGCACGTCAAGGCCGAGCTCGACAATGGTCTGGAACGTCTTGGCGAAGCTGTCCGCGTGGTAGTGCATCCCTTGCCAGCCGAGTACTGTTCCGTCCTCCGCGTCGACGACGAGTTTCGCAAGGCCCTCGGGCACGTCTTTCGATTTGAACACGCCGTCGTCGCTGGCCTGTCGCGTCGCCGTGACGATGTCGTAGCCCGCTTCTTTCGCAGTCTCCTCGTTGTGGCCGACGCGAGCGAACGGATAGACGCCGAGCCCGGAGAAGATAACGTGGTGGTGGACATTCCGGTAGTCTTCGAGCGAGCCACCGGACTCTTGCCGGACGATGTTCTCGGCGGCGGTGAAGCCCTGCTCCTTGGCGACGTGGAGAATCGGCTCCTTGCCGTTGACGTCGCCGACGGCGTAGATGTGGTCGGCGTCGCGGGTCTGCATCGTGTCTTTCGCCCAGTCGCCCTCCACTGAGATGGACGTGTTCTCTAACCCCAAGCCCTCGACGGTCGGGCGACGGCCGGTGAACAGGAACAGCTGGTCGGCCTCGAACGTTTCCTCGCCGCCGTCGTCGTACTCGACGGTGAGGCGGACGCCGCCGTCTTCTGTCTCCTCCAGTTCCTTCTCGTAGCAGTTCGTCGGAACGGTCACGTCCCAGTTGTCCTCGTAGATGTCGAGCGCCTCGTCGCCGAACTCCGGGTCGCCCTCGTCGATGGGCCGGTCGTCGTGCTCGATAACTGTGAGTTCCATCCCACCGGCCTCGGCGAGGTACGGCACCATCTCCATCCCGATGTACCCAAAGCCCATCACGATGCCAGAGTCGGGGAACTCAGTGGCATCGAGCACCTGGTCGCTCGTCATGAAGTCGACCTCGTTGATTCCGGGTGTGTCTGGGATGTTCACGCTGGAGCCGGTCGCGATGACGACGTAGTCGGCTTCGTGTTCCTCGCCTCCGGCCCGGACCGTATGCTCGTCGACGAACGTGGCAGTGTCGTGGATGAACGTCACGTCGTCGCGCTCGGCCATTTCGTGGATAGAATCCCGGCGGTGTCCCGCCCAGCCGAGGACGTGGTCGTCCTTCCGTTCGACGACGGCTTCCAGATCGACTTCGGGCACGTCGCCGACGAGACGGTCGTCGTGGCGCGCCTGGAAGCGGTGTGCACCTGCGGAGAGCACTTCCTTGGACGGCATACAGCCACGAAGGATACAGAGGCCACCGCCGGGCTCGCCGTTGTCGACGAGCGTGAGTTCGATGTCCTCCTCCTCGACAAGGTCGCCGGCGACTGCGGCCCCGGCACTCCCATACGCGCCGATGATAACGACGTGAGTCATACGAGTGCTAGAGCGACGGCATCAAATAAAGGCTTCAGTGGCGTGTTTCGCCCAGACACGACCGACGTGTGGTCGTCTGTCCTACTGACCCGGTCAGTCGTCGCCTTCGACGGGTGCGGGTGGCTGCGACCGCCCGAACCCGAGTATGCCACCGACCGACCAGTCAGCGTTGAACACCCGGTCCCAGACGACGAGCGCGGAGGGGATCACCAGTAGGGAAGCAAGGAACGCGTACCCGATCGACAACGCCGTCAGGATGCCGAACTGGCCGATTGCGGGGAACACAGCCAGCCCGAGCACACCGATGCCGAACGTCGTGGTGAGCATACTCCCGAACAGCGCCCCGCCGGTCCCGCGAACAGTCCGGTCTAGCGCCGTTTCGAGGTCGTTTTCCTCGAACTCGTCGGCGAACCGGTGGGTGACGTGGACAGAGTAGTCGACCCCCAGCCCGATGGTTATCGCCAGCATTGTCGCTGTGAGCGCGTTGAACGGGATGCTAAGCACCCGCATCGTGCCGCCGAGCCACGCCACCGTGACGACGACAGGAATGATGTTCACGAGACCAAGCGACGGCCGCCCTTCCAGCATATTGTAGATGAGAATGAGGAACACCGACGACCCGGCAAGCGCAATCGCCAGTGACTGTATGGCTGACTCCAGAATAAGGTCCGAGACGGCCTGGAACACGATGATTGAGCCGGTCGCCGTCGCCTCGTACCGGAAGTCCTCGGCAACGGTTCGCGTATCGGCGGTCACCTCGGCGTCGGTCGCGTCCGATTCAACCGTGTAGACGACGCGCGCGCTCCGGTAGTCCTCGGTGATGTACTCTAACGCCGTACTCCGGTCCGACGAGTCGAGCAGATACTCGTATATCTCCTCGAGGTTATCGTCTGGGACTCCGTTGTCGTTCTGGTCGTTACGCTCGACCATCCGGCGGAATTCGGGGTCCTCTGCTGCTCGGTCTTGAATGACCGTGACGATAGACGTCGACTCAGCGCGCCCGTCCTCTCGGACGAACGAATCCGGCGGGTTGTCACCCGCCCGATACATCTGCTCAAGCGCCGCATCGTTCCGCATTGGCCCCTCTACGTACACCGTCGCCTGACTGGACTGGGTCGTATCGAACCGGTCATCGAGGAAGTTCGTCACCTCCGTTACGGTGTATTCGCTCGGAGCGAACGGTTCCGGCAGGGATTCGACGAAGTCTGGATTCTCCTCGGGCGGCAGGAAGTCCTCCTGACTGAACGAGGTCGAGACGCCGGTGGCGTAGTAGCTGGCACCGACCGTGGATATCAGGATTAGCACGAGGAAGACGATCGGGGCGCGATTCGCGATGACGACACCGCCGCGCAACACGTCGCTGAGTGCTGAGTCTTCCGCGCCCAGCGGCGTCTCACTGAACGTCGGAATGGGGAAGCGCTGACGGAGCCGATCCAATTCTACCTTTGCGGCGGGTAGGAACACCCCGAAGATGAGGAAGGTAAACGTGATACCGACAGAGGCCACGTAGCCGAAGTCCTGAATCGGCGGCAGTGCACTGGTGAGATTCGCGGCGAACCCGATGACTGTCGTCCCCGTCACAATGAAGAAGGCGACGAGCAACTGGTCAGTCGTGATTCGCATCGACTTCTGGATAGACGCTCCGGTTTCGCGCTCCTCCCGATACCGGTTGACGGCGTGAATTCCGAAGTCGATACCGACCGCCAGCAACAGCGGCGGCACGGCGATGAGCATCTGCGAGAAGGGGATACCGGCAAGTCCCATGAAGCCGAACGTCCAGACGACGGCCATAAACAGCGCGATAAGGCCAAGCGCCATGTCTGCGAGGTCGCGGTAGGCAATCGTCAGGAAAAAGAGGATGAACAGCACCGCTGCGGGCACGGTCAGGATGAGCGAATCACTGACGACGTTCGAGAACTCGTCAGCGATGATGCCGCTCCCGAACAGGGTGATGCCACCGTTGTCAGCGCTGGAGACAGTGAATCCGGCCTGTTTCTGGATGCTCGTCAGCGGACTCGATCCGCCCTGGCCTGACCCGGACGAGATTCCGGCCGGAACCTCGTGCGTGACGACGCCGATCGTCGCCGACGCTGAGGCGGATTTGCGGTTGAAATCCTTGCTCAGTAGCGATTTGAACCGGGAGTTCCGCTCGGCCGCGCGCCCGACGGCAGCGTCGATTTCTCCCGGTGTCGCGGCTTCGACAGCATAGATCTGCTGTTCGGTCGTCTTCGCCTCCGGATCTAGCTGCTGGGCGACGATGGTAGCGGCGCTTGAGGTCGACGTGACACGGAGCGCTCCGTGCTCTTCCAACCGATGCTGTGACCTGAGCATCCGTAGCAGCGCCGGCTTCGCGAGCACGTTGTTCTCCCGCTGGATCAACTGCGTGCTCCCTGTATCCGGAGAGAAGGCCGGCGAGAACTTGTCGTTGACCTCCTGCAGTGCCTCTTCGGCCGGAAGCCCGGTCGTAAACTGTGACGTCCCGGAGTTGGTCGAGACGCTTCCGAGGCCGGCGCTGAAGACCACCGTCACGACCAGGAAGAGGAGCACCACCTTCCGTGAATCGTGGACGATGCGGTCGTCCGCCCAGTCGATGTAGCGCTGGTAATCCATGCGTTAGCGGAATCTGAAGTAGCCGCCGATGGCCAGGGCGGCCACGAGCGCGACGCCGATAATCGCGGTCAGTGGCGAACTGCCACCGCCGGAGTTGGTCACAGAGACGGGCAGTCGGTACGTGTCGGACACCGGCGTATCTCCGTCCGGCTCCTCGTACTGGAAGTCGAGCGAGACGGGATAGTTCTTCGTCATCGCGGCACCGCTCGCGCTGATACCGAACTCGATGGTCGCTGACTCGCCCTGGTCGAGGCTCTCGACGTACGCCTGGTCATCCGACACTGAGATGGGGTCTTCAGTGAACAGCTTCGCTTCGATGTCGGTTAGCCGCTCGCCCGCGTCGTTGGTGATCGTCACTTCGAGCGTGTTCGACCCGCCGACGTTGACAGACGCGTTCGTCGTCTCGACGATGAACTCGTCGGCGCTGCCGCCGACGCTCTGCCGGACTTCGAGCGTATCGCTCTCGCGGCTGTCGCCCTCGCTGTTACGGTAGTTGGCGACGAAGTCGAACTGCCGCGGGCCGGCGTTCGCGTTGTCCGACACTTCGGCGTCGAACGAGACGGTCGCCGACTCGCCCGGTCCGAGATCGCCGACCGCGTACTGGGTCTCCTTTGGCGAGATGTTGTCGTTGTCGCTGGCCCAGTTTAGGACGACGTTCCGAACCGTTCGGTCGCCAGTATTGGTGAGTGACGCCTCGATGGTCCCGTCGTCGCCCGCCTGAAGTGTCGATTCAACGTCCCCTAACTCGAAGGACTGTTCGGGCTCTGGCCGGATTCCGAGTGCGATATCGTCGTCAGCGCCGCTGTCGCCCTCCGGATCCTTGTAGCCGACCGTGGCTGAGATCGCATAGCCTCTGACGGACGCATCCTCGCTGGCGGACGCGTCAACGCTGACGGTGCGAGTCTCTCCGGGTTCCCACGTCCCGATGTACTGCTCGGCGGAGTCGGACTCGCCGAAGGCGATTTCGCTGCTCTGTGAGCGCAGGGAGACCGTGGCATCTCTGACAGCCACTGGCCCGTCGTTGTGGAGCGTGACGTTGTAGGTCCCCGAATCCCCGACGGCGACGTCACTGTCGACGCCCCGGACGCTGAACGTCTGCTCGCGGGCAGGCGTAATACCGAGCGAGGAGGCGGACGTACTCTTTCGTACCCCGTCCGTGTCGTCGAAGTCGACCTGAAGGTCGAACTGGTACGGTTCGGCTCTGGCGTCACCGCTCGCACCGACGCGGTACCGGAGCGTCCGCTGTTCACCAGCCTCCCAGGTGTCGATGAACCGGGAGCTACTGGTGTCGCTACCGACTGTGAGTTCAGGGTTCGTCGATTCCAGCGTTACCGAGGCTTCCCGGGCCGGTTCGTCACCAGTGTTCTCGACGGTGACCGCGACCGTCCCGACCGAGTCGACGCGCGCGCCGGAGTCGACGTCCACCACGTCGAAAGCCGCGTCGTCGTCGATTTCGAGTTCGAGTTCGATCCGTTTCGTCGTTGTCTCTTCGTCTCGTGCCCCGTCGTTTTCGGAGATATAGCTCGTGTACTCGTATTCGACGATGACAGGGACGGTGTAGTCGCCGGGACTTGCGTCGTCATCGACGCTGATGTCGAATGAAATGGGCTGTGTCTTCCCTTCCGGGACGGACCCGACGGCTTGCTTGCTCGTTGTCACCGTAATCGGGGCGTCTCCGTCGTTGACTTTGACTGTGGTCCCGCGAGCGGTCGTTACTTCGCTGCTCCGAACGGCCTGTGATGTCGGACCGGAGTCGACCGTCCCGCTGTTGACGAGCACAACGTCGAGTGTTGTTTCTTCACCGGGCGTAACGGTGTTATCGACGAACGTTGCGTCGAAGTCGGGACTCCCGGTCACGGCGCCGATCGCCGTTCCGGACGCCATGAGCAATGCGACAACAGCCAGCGTCAGTAATGTTCGTGGTTTCATGCGTAGGGACACTTCGGACATTTCTTGTCGTTGTTTCTGTCCGGAGCGGACGTCATGTCTGGGTAG
Proteins encoded in this window:
- a CDS encoding two-component system sensor histidine kinase/response regulator — translated: MDTPVATPNRHGADGTAGQVRVLYVDEDCDDITAVKETLTDSADEFTVTVCETATDALSALEDASYDCVVSEYRLPARNGIELLGAVRDRSFDLPFLLFTDDGDESVASEAISAGVTDYVTKTPLSEQTELLRQRITAAVARSREESDILDRMTDAFFAVDENWEFTYANERGRRIIERAMKGDGATTDLLGRNIWEVIPSIEGTEFSKRYREAMSNQEPTSFEAYFEPLQTWFEVSVYPSSTGISVYFRDITERQKHEEKLRGRERTLREIYAVISRKDMDFEAKVERLLEIGQHVLGTETAALSRIDGDRYVFEIVTDRTGTTEAGDTVPLEATNCERAVIEEQTLVLADIAEDRPDLAERAGYTEMGISCYLGTPVIVDGSVFGTFCFYGTDPRDSFSEWEVTLVELMGNWVSYEQERERREQELTRERNRLEDFASVVSHDLRNPLSVAFGRLTLVEEEYDGNPEHIESLHRSLERMDELIDDVLALARGGHKVIDANETSLDDIITAAWDTVESSDATLERIETDAEITGDQTRLQQLFENLFRNSVEHSDDPVTVRVGTLSGGRGFYVADDGPGIPEDEREQVFERGYTTSDDGTGFGLAIVSEIVDAHGGRITVAESDGGGVRFDVTGVQVDRL
- a CDS encoding pyridine nucleotide-disulfide oxidoreductase codes for the protein MTHVVIIGAYGSAGAAVAGDLVEEEDIELTLVDNGEPGGGLCILRGCMPSKEVLSAGAHRFQARHDDRLVGDVPEVDLEAVVERKDDHVLGWAGHRRDSIHEMAERDDVTFIHDTATFVDEHTVRAGGEEHEADYVVIATGSSVNIPDTPGINEVDFMTSDQVLDATEFPDSGIVMGFGYIGMEMVPYLAEAGGMELTVIEHDDRPIDEGDPEFGDEALDIYEDNWDVTVPTNCYEKELEETEDGGVRLTVEYDDGGEETFEADQLFLFTGRRPTVEGLGLENTSISVEGDWAKDTMQTRDADHIYAVGDVNGKEPILHVAKEQGFTAAENIVRQESGGSLEDYRNVHHHVIFSGLGVYPFARVGHNEETAKEAGYDIVTATRQASDDGVFKSKDVPEGLAKLVVDAEDGTVLGWQGMHYHADSFAKTFQTIVELGLDVRDLPDRAYHPTLPENVDGLIRDCVDQL
- a CDS encoding RND transporter; the protein is MDYQRYIDWADDRIVHDSRKVVLLFLVVTVVFSAGLGSVSTNSGTSQFTTGLPAEEALQEVNDKFSPAFSPDTGSTQLIQRENNVLAKPALLRMLRSQHRLEEHGALRVTSTSSAATIVAQQLDPEAKTTEQQIYAVEAATPGEIDAAVGRAAERNSRFKSLLSKDFNRKSASASATIGVVTHEVPAGISSGSGQGGSSPLTSIQKQAGFTVSSADNGGITLFGSGIIADEFSNVVSDSLILTVPAAVLFILFFLTIAYRDLADMALGLIALFMAVVWTFGFMGLAGIPFSQMLIAVPPLLLAVGIDFGIHAVNRYREERETGASIQKSMRITTDQLLVAFFIVTGTTVIGFAANLTSALPPIQDFGYVASVGITFTFLIFGVFLPAAKVELDRLRQRFPIPTFSETPLGAEDSALSDVLRGGVVIANRAPIVFLVLILISTVGASYYATGVSTSFSQEDFLPPEENPDFVESLPEPFAPSEYTVTEVTNFLDDRFDTTQSSQATVYVEGPMRNDAALEQMYRAGDNPPDSFVREDGRAESTSIVTVIQDRAAEDPEFRRMVERNDQNDNGVPDDNLEEIYEYLLDSSDRSTALEYITEDYRSARVVYTVESDATDAEVTADTRTVAEDFRYEATATGSIIVFQAVSDLILESAIQSLAIALAGSSVFLILIYNMLEGRPSLGLVNIIPVVVTVAWLGGTMRVLSIPFNALTATMLAITIGLGVDYSVHVTHRFADEFEENDLETALDRTVRGTGGALFGSMLTTTFGIGVLGLAVFPAIGQFGILTALSIGYAFLASLLVIPSALVVWDRVFNADWSVGGILGFGRSQPPAPVEGDD
- a CDS encoding sialidase, whose amino-acid sequence is MKPRTLLTLAVVALLMASGTAIGAVTGSPDFDATFVDNTVTPGEETTLDVVLVNSGTVDSGPTSQAVRSSEVTTARGTTVKVNDGDAPITVTTSKQAVGSVPEGKTQPISFDISVDDDASPGDYTVPVIVEYEYTSYISENDGARDEETTTKRIELELEIDDDAAFDVVDVDSGARVDSVGTVAVTVENTGDEPAREASVTLESTNPELTVGSDTSSSRFIDTWEAGEQRTLRYRVGASGDARAEPYQFDLQVDFDDTDGVRKSTSASSLGITPAREQTFSVRGVDSDVAVGDSGTYNVTLHNDGPVAVRDATVSLRSQSSEIAFGESDSAEQYIGTWEPGETRTVSVDASASEDASVRGYAISATVGYKDPEGDSGADDDIALGIRPEPEQSFELGDVESTLQAGDDGTIEASLTNTGDRTVRNVVLNWASDNDNISPKETQYAVGDLGPGESATVSFDAEVSDNANAGPRQFDFVANYRNSEGDSRESDTLEVRQSVGGSADEFIVETTNASVNVGGSNTLEVTITNDAGERLTDIEAKLFTEDPISVSDDQAYVESLDQGESATIEFGISASGAAMTKNYPVSLDFQYEEPDGDTPVSDTYRLPVSVTNSGGGSSPLTAIIGVALVAALAIGGYFRFR